The Muricauda sp. SCSIO 65647 genome includes a region encoding these proteins:
- a CDS encoding bifunctional 2-polyprenyl-6-hydroxyphenol methylase/3-demethylubiquinol 3-O-methyltransferase UbiG — protein MDDILGRALLDFQKGAYTEDIKTFSSLDEEDVMPLPYLFRNYSEMPKLEQKALHLCQGKILDIGCGAGSHSLYLQGQGHEVTCIDSSKGAVDTCGLRGLTKVIYGDILTYSGTTFDTLLLLMNGIGIVGRLEKLTFYLDHFKKLLKPGGQILMDSSDIIYMYDQDEDGGRWIPGELNYYGEVQFTLEYKGKRSDPFDWLYIDYNTLRNIAETNDFSCELVSQGEHYDYLARLTIKP, from the coding sequence ATGGACGATATTTTGGGTCGGGCCCTGCTCGATTTTCAAAAGGGAGCATATACCGAAGACATCAAAACCTTTTCCTCATTGGATGAGGAAGACGTGATGCCCTTGCCCTACCTCTTCAGAAACTATTCTGAAATGCCGAAACTTGAGCAAAAAGCACTTCACCTTTGCCAAGGAAAAATTCTGGATATTGGTTGTGGAGCAGGTTCGCACAGTCTTTATCTTCAAGGGCAAGGCCATGAGGTAACATGCATTGACTCATCAAAAGGTGCCGTTGATACTTGCGGGCTTCGAGGTCTGACCAAAGTGATCTATGGTGATATTTTGACCTATTCTGGAACAACTTTTGATACGCTATTGCTATTGATGAACGGTATCGGAATTGTAGGCCGGTTAGAGAAATTGACTTTTTATTTGGATCATTTCAAAAAATTATTGAAGCCAGGGGGGCAAATACTAATGGATTCTAGCGACATCATATATATGTATGATCAAGACGAAGATGGTGGTCGCTGGATACCCGGAGAGTTGAACTACTACGGGGAGGTACAATTCACCCTAGAATATAAGGGCAAAAGAAGCGACCCATTCGATTGGCTGTACATCGATTACAATACCTTACGCAATATAGCGGAGACCAATGATTTTAGCTGTGAACTTGTAAGCCAGGGCGAACACTACGACTATTTGGCAAGGTTGACCATTAAACCATAA